The Carassius auratus strain Wakin chromosome 11, ASM336829v1, whole genome shotgun sequence DNA window AAATACATATTCAATTTTAAGTGCTGAAATGTAACGTTACTTGCCATTTTTCCGTCGGTGAACTAGATATCgtatctctttgttttgtttttaaattaccgGTATACGTAATATGTCAACGGTCGGTTATGCTTAAGAGCAGTTCACAggtcgcgcctaaaaacgcgttgAAAACAGAAGCCACGCCGCTGCTTTCTGCTGGACTAGAGGAAAGTGTCTTCTCTCATACATACAAACAAACCAATACATATATGAAGAGGTTCATTtgagaaaaacaacaacctttattttcaaaatgtaaaaaaataaaaataaaaataaattatatatatatttaatcctgCATTGCAATTAatatcaatcaaactgcagttgggttgttTTGATTAAACCATAATAACTTAAAAGTGCagctaacacaataaaaacaacacaatacaaAACATGAGTAATGAAAATTGATAAAAACGGAgttatgtttttgtaaataaactctTAATATAAAAACGAAATCCATTTTTTCACACGATTATTCAGAAATTAattcagatttgctgctcaagaaacatttttatccaTTGCAAGTATTATTTGATTAATGGATAGTTCAAAAGAATAtcattatttgaaacaaaaatattttgtaatgtctcacttttgattaatgtaaggttataatttatttaaaaaacaatcacaacacaattcacaataaatgtaatttatctaattaatttattaattagcaAAAAGGACAAAACAGTTGGTTTGGATGTTTATTGGTATGACATacatactgtaataaaaacaattaatttacaataatagAGGCTATAGAATCTGTAAACTGCAATCATGAAAGAAATGCATGCTCATACCAGACAATAAGCACAAAGTTCTTACACAAGACCTTTCTAAAAAGGCAAGTGAATGCAATGACACCTattttcaatcctgtcctgggTGCTGTactttatgaaaacattttttacccattaactgaaattattaattagCACCTGACTTGCCTAAAACAATGCtaattttaatgaaacaacatatcactgaaattaatttagttggTCTCAGAACTAGGACAACAGACAATATGATAGACACCTAAAACATTTAGCAGTAGGCTGAAATGTGCTTAAACACACACAACAAGGACACAGGAACATCATTCAGTGCATGTTTCTAGTAAGATATCTTTGTGATTATATTTTCAGTGATTTTAACAGAGCATCTGtgaatatactataaaatataaagaaatgagGTGAAAGCTGGTTTCGTAATCTCTGCAGTTCATTCAAATGCACTTTCAAATAGCCTTCACATAGATAAGTTAAATTCTCCAAAATTGAGAAATAACATTGTGCGTGTTTTTTGGGAGAATTAGGTCTAAGGATGTATGGCAGTCTAGTCAAGCTTTACATAATGACTATTCACAACCACAGCAGGGCTTCATACTCCACGTGTTCAGAACAACTCAGTGCTGGGTCCATTTGATGCTTTTAAGGTCAATGCCTTCCTGAACCATTTCCCATAACGGACTAAgagacaaagaaacaaaaaccATGAACAATCCCAATTTTTAAATCCTAATGTAGTAAAAATGTACAACATTCTAAacatcaaacaaataaaacattacataacagtatcttaattaactttttttaatcagataaaGCAAGCATGAACTGCTAACCTCATCTCCCTCAGCCGTTTGACCTGCTGAATACACTTCTCCACTGTATAGTCCACTTCCTCCTCGGTGGTAAATCTTCCAATTCCAaaccttacaaaaataaaataaaataggtcaTGTGCATCAAATCCCCTCATTACAGTTTGTGTGGTCATAGTTCATGGTTCAAGCAATAAATGTATGTATCAGACAATAACTGCTACTACTTGTGTACTatcaatagctgctcgcataaaattcaaagcATTAATGTGTGCCTACAAAACCACATCTCTtccatttgaccctctaactctagcattttctattctaattctatacaacaaaaatatttaaaagtccaTTTTAGACATGCATTCTATTCATTTACTAATtgcttgttttctaaaaaaaagttctctatatctttttgtattctatccgttttctttttattatataataaaaaaaaccttgctatgtgtactgcgttaagctaactgagacttgttatagcacttgcacaTCATTGCCCTTTTGTGGATTttaattgcttccattgtcctcatttgtaactCACTTATGATAAAAGCGGCTACTAAATGACTTATTGTAAATGTAcatgcaattttatatatattaagactAAAGATCTTTGCACACTCAGTTTTTTTCATATTCACCATCCTTTCTTTTCAAAGTTCATGCTACGGATgtgaaaacacagaaaatcaAACCTGAtccgaattttttttttatgacgcaCGAAAGTTTCAGAGGCAGTGTAAACACGATTGACACAACGTGAGGTCGTCTTTATTTTTCAACTTAAAGAAAATTTCGGATTCCTTTAAGACCACAGATTATGTAACAAaggcacacagagagagaaactagGCGTGTTGAGCATgacctggaaaaaaaaatcaacaacgtTTACACTGATATTACAGAAAAACTACGAACCGAATAGATGAGTGTGCCAAGTCCTCATCTGCTCCTATTGCTCTAAGGACATAGGAGGGCTCCAAAGAAGCAGATGTGCAGGCGCTGCAACAAGAACAATGTTACTTCAGTATTATTCATGTACAATTATAGAaacttttttctaaatatttttaatccacttttattttaatatttgttggattcattttaacaaaattttttgtaattttgtcattcctatttttattttacttcactccttcaagactgttggaagaccgtttcaggtgactacctcttgttaattcatagttttgatgccttcagtgtgactcatagtcatgaaaataaagaaaactctttgaatgagaaggtgtgtccaaacttttggtctgtactatatatatatatatatatatatatatatatatatatatatatatatataaaattatccaGCTTTGTAAAGTAGAAATATCAGTAGTATAGTTGTAGTCTTTCTGTTTTACGTACTGAAAAATTGTAAACCCTGGTCAGACATTTTTAACCTACTGACCTTCCAGATGAAAGCGCAACATCTTTTAACGCCATCAACAGACTCTCCCCCTCAACATAGGCAAATGATAAATTGATGCACCCTGCAGGAGGAAAGTGTTTTTAGATTACAAACTCAAGTCAACTTGGAACCTTTAAGAAAAATAGAAAGGTAGAAAGTCGAATCTTACCTGGGTACCTCTGCTCTGGGTCTCCATTCATCACAACATCAGGAATCTCTGACATGATCTTCTGCACGAGGCGATTTGCAAGCACTGTCACACGTTTGTGatcgtactgaaaataaacaGGAAGTGAAACCTGCATAAAATCAAATTTGGACTAACAGTAGAAAGTTTAACTCTAAAGTTAACTCTGAAGTCTCTACCTCTAACTCTTGCTGGGCAATCTCACAGGCGGCTCCGAAGCCTACGACTAAAGGTGTGGGCACAGTTCCTGAACGTAGACCCCTTTCCTGTCCCCCTCCATTCTGTAAAGGCTCAATACGAACTCTGGGTCTCCTCCTCACGTACAAAGCCCCAACTCCTAATAAACACAACCACtcattaatatattttggatAAATGTAACCCtttgtgtatttaaaatgtacaatacaCTACCTTTGGGCCCGTAGATCTTATGGCCGCTGATGGACATCAGATCCACTTTCCAATCATTGACATTAATGGGGATCTTTCCAACAGCCTGAgcagcatcagtgtg harbors:
- the LOC113111190 gene encoding cysteine desulfurase, mitochondrial-like isoform X1, which encodes MMNRIISSKLVDSMCVISSRRLSFAQSAVNTVQKQKELIKSRELEKDELRPLYMDFQATTPMDPRVLDAMLPYQVNYYGNPHSRTHAYGWESETAMEKARKQVADLIGADPREIVFTSGATESNNMSIKGVARFYKAKKNHIITTQTEHKCVLDSCRILEAEGFEVTYLPVKNNGLIDLKQLQERISPHTSLVSIMTVNNEIGVKQPIEEIGHLCRSKNVFFHTDAAQAVGKIPINVNDWKVDLMSISGHKIYGPKGVGALYVRRRPRVRIEPLQNGGGQERGLRSGTVPTPLVVGFGAACEIAQQELEYDHKRVTVLANRLVQKIMSEIPDVVMNGDPEQRYPGCINLSFAYVEGESLLMALKDVALSSGSACTSASLEPSYVLRAIGADEDLAHSSIRFGIGRFTTEEEVDYTVEKCIQQVKRLREMSPLWEMVQEGIDLKSIKWTQH